In Synechococcus sp. PCC 6312, one genomic interval encodes:
- a CDS encoding GNAT family N-acetyltransferase translates to MSHVLRTERLSLRPCQISDLDAVHQLWNEADVRRFLFDDREISTEEAKSFIETSVGTFARHGYGIWLFFEHQRDQVAGFSGLLHSRQSSPSLIFGTRPQLWGRGYAKEATRSILRYAFNVLGLARVEADVDEPNNASIRLLEGLGMSRTRRAIVNERPLLYYEIQSEQKEARAKM, encoded by the coding sequence ATGTCGCATGTGCTTCGCACGGAACGTTTAAGTTTGCGCCCCTGTCAGATCAGTGATCTAGATGCTGTACACCAGTTATGGAATGAGGCTGATGTCCGACGGTTTCTCTTCGATGACCGAGAAATATCCACCGAGGAGGCAAAATCGTTTATCGAAACAAGTGTGGGAACCTTTGCTAGGCACGGCTATGGAATTTGGCTCTTTTTTGAACATCAAAGGGATCAGGTAGCAGGATTTTCCGGACTACTGCATTCACGACAAAGTTCACCGAGTCTAATTTTTGGCACACGGCCACAACTCTGGGGCAGGGGATATGCCAAGGAAGCGACACGTTCTATACTTCGCTACGCATTTAATGTGCTTGGATTGGCGAGAGTAGAGGCAGACGTTGATGAGCCTAACAACGCATCGATTCGGTTGCTTGAGGGGTTGGGAATGTCTCGAACTCGTAGAGCCATCGTCAACGAGCGCCCATTGCTTTACTATGAAATTCAATCTGAGCAAAAAGAAGCGCGCGCGAAGATGTGA
- the mnmA gene encoding tRNA 2-thiouridine(34) synthase MnmA — MTTPIVVGLSGGVDSSVAIASLHQQGYPVIGVTLWLMKGKGQCCSEGMVDAARLCEELGVPYHVVDSREVFQAQIIDYLVAGYSSGMTPLPCSQCNRMVKFGPLLAYAQASLGANHIATGHYARIRYNSTTERYELWRAVDRKKDQSYFLYDLTQAHLAHTLFPLGEQTKAETRAMASQFKLHTASKPESQDLCLVEAHGSMREFLAQYIPPQAGEIVDQAGQVLGYHEGIHNYTIGQRKGIGIAAAEPLYVLALDTTRNQVIVGPRTQAEQGDCRVQRLNWVSIPPVDHPLDVTVQIRYQSQPTPATLIPDPVNPTTQAKLVFTEPQFGVTPGQAAVWYDGERLLGGGIIE; from the coding sequence CTGACAACGCCGATTGTGGTCGGTTTATCCGGGGGGGTAGATAGTTCTGTGGCCATTGCCAGTCTGCATCAACAGGGCTATCCGGTCATCGGTGTTACCCTCTGGCTGATGAAAGGGAAAGGGCAATGTTGCTCTGAAGGGATGGTTGATGCAGCCCGCCTTTGTGAAGAATTAGGGGTTCCCTACCATGTTGTCGATAGCCGCGAGGTTTTCCAGGCCCAGATAATTGACTACCTAGTGGCTGGCTATAGCTCTGGGATGACCCCTCTTCCCTGCTCTCAATGCAATCGGATGGTCAAGTTTGGCCCCCTGTTAGCCTATGCCCAAGCCTCCTTAGGAGCAAATCATATCGCCACGGGTCACTATGCCCGGATTCGCTATAACTCCACAACGGAACGCTATGAACTTTGGCGGGCGGTGGATCGGAAAAAAGATCAATCCTATTTTCTTTATGACTTGACCCAAGCCCATTTAGCCCATACTCTCTTCCCTTTGGGAGAGCAAACTAAAGCCGAGACGCGGGCGATGGCCAGCCAGTTTAAGTTACACACTGCCAGTAAACCGGAAAGCCAAGATCTCTGCCTGGTAGAAGCCCACGGCTCAATGCGGGAATTTTTGGCCCAATATATTCCCCCCCAGGCCGGCGAAATTGTGGATCAGGCCGGGCAGGTCTTGGGCTATCACGAAGGCATCCATAACTACACCATTGGTCAACGCAAAGGAATTGGGATTGCCGCCGCTGAACCCTTATATGTCCTGGCCCTCGATACCACCCGCAATCAAGTCATTGTTGGCCCCCGCACCCAGGCCGAGCAGGGAGACTGTCGCGTCCAGCGGCTGAACTGGGTCAGTATTCCGCCAGTAGATCATCCCCTTGATGTGACTGTGCAAATTCGCTACCAAAGCCAGCCCACCCCCGCCACCCTAATTCCAGATCCTGTCAACCCGACAACCCAGGCCAAGCTTGTATTTACCGAACCCCAGTTTGGTGTCACACCCGGACAGGCCGCGGTTTGGTATGACGGTGAGCGTTTGCTGGGAGGGGGAATTATTGAGTAA
- a CDS encoding DMT family transporter, with the protein MQPRAMTGPGLVSRLILISPFFFWGTAMVAMKQVLPQTSPFFVAAVRLIPAGILVLLTAWLLRRKHPQGLRAWAWIGLFALVDGSLFQGFLAAGLSRTGAGLGSVMIDSQPLAVALLAAWLYREKIGFWGWLGLLIGISGISLIGIPQAWWFDLIHGQVTHISFSWAGLGRRGEFWMLLAALSMAVGTVMMGKVKEYADPIMATGWHMIIGGLPLLGLGLWGDTLPWVNLTGLDWLNLGYATVFGSALSYGLFFYFASQGNLTSLSSLTFLTPVFALSFGQLILQETLTSFQLWGVGLTLVSIYLVNQRQHLAQLFHERARLYGERSLGPTLISPAKIPVPELIRQSLPKDS; encoded by the coding sequence GTGCAGCCGAGAGCTATGACGGGCCCAGGCCTGGTTTCACGGTTAATCTTAATTTCCCCCTTCTTCTTTTGGGGCACGGCGATGGTAGCGATGAAGCAGGTTCTCCCCCAGACCAGTCCCTTTTTTGTGGCGGCTGTGCGCTTAATCCCAGCGGGAATTTTAGTGCTGCTCACGGCTTGGCTTCTTCGGCGTAAACACCCCCAAGGATTACGGGCCTGGGCCTGGATTGGTTTATTTGCCCTGGTAGATGGCAGCCTATTTCAAGGGTTTTTAGCCGCTGGCTTGTCGCGGACAGGGGCAGGTTTAGGTTCAGTCATGATTGACTCCCAACCCTTAGCCGTGGCCTTGTTGGCAGCCTGGCTCTATCGGGAAAAAATTGGCTTTTGGGGTTGGCTGGGTTTATTGATTGGCATTAGCGGCATTAGTTTAATTGGCATTCCCCAGGCCTGGTGGTTTGATCTCATCCACGGGCAGGTGACCCATATCAGTTTTAGTTGGGCGGGTCTGGGCCGGCGGGGTGAATTTTGGATGCTGTTGGCGGCCCTCTCAATGGCGGTGGGCACGGTGATGATGGGAAAGGTCAAAGAATATGCGGATCCAATTATGGCGACGGGCTGGCACATGATTATTGGGGGACTTCCCTTACTCGGCCTGGGGCTTTGGGGAGATACTCTGCCCTGGGTTAACTTAACGGGCCTGGATTGGCTGAACTTGGGGTATGCCACAGTTTTTGGCAGTGCCTTGTCCTATGGCTTATTTTTTTACTTTGCATCTCAAGGCAACTTAACCAGTCTCAGTTCCTTAACCTTCCTCACCCCTGTCTTTGCCCTCAGCTTTGGTCAACTCATTTTGCAAGAGACCCTCACATCCTTCCAACTCTGGGGGGTGGGATTAACCTTGGTCAGTATTTATCTGGTGAATCAACGCCAACACCTGGCCCAACTCTTCCACGAGCGAGCAAGGCTCTACGGTGAACGCTCTCTCGGGCCAACTCTGATTTCCCCAGCCAAAATCCCTGTTCCAGAACTCATTCGTCAATCTCTTCCTAAAGATTCTTAA
- a CDS encoding right-handed parallel beta-helix repeat-containing protein, with amino-acid sequence MIGLWAWGSSVGLSQESLVIFHIHPDSDLQAQFNQAATAQHQGQSVQLRFAPGIYRQTATFQSQPNPTLKHLPPVILRAEKLGTVIFTGADLWDNWQPTPTPGIYQHPWPVQWGFSGNPWASYDIDLPLLMQRGELAWINQTRLQPVLTQAELQPGTFQVDDRSGQIYLAPPADLDWATAMVEISTRRNGLTLNQAENITLQNLIFEKYGGTFTGALSIGRSQKITVDHCQFYQNNWTGLTINESQTIAVTNVISAENGMRGLGGAFITDLTVENVESRGNNWRGHLTGYYDWDAGEKYFYLRRATFTHYRAINNYSAGLWFDSDYQDIVVDNCQFTGNAVTGLFIEAGPGPITIKNSVITQNYSIAPNYLQTPGLFGWAAENVTLENNIIAGNLGAQIGVRDLYVRNIEIPEQQKTVTFVSRNWRLQNNWLMATQAQESLISTLNAEPFLTTIQSDRNHWFSDQEKSFHTQGKALTFPEWQDQTQQDQKSRFFNLDGPG; translated from the coding sequence GTGATCGGCCTTTGGGCCTGGGGCAGTTCCGTGGGGTTGAGTCAAGAGTCGCTAGTGATTTTTCATATTCACCCCGATAGCGATCTCCAGGCCCAGTTCAACCAGGCAGCAACCGCCCAACATCAGGGGCAATCTGTCCAACTCCGATTTGCTCCGGGCATTTATCGCCAAACAGCCACCTTTCAATCTCAGCCCAATCCGACCCTCAAACATCTGCCTCCAGTCATCCTCAGGGCGGAAAAACTCGGCACAGTGATTTTTACGGGTGCAGATCTCTGGGACAATTGGCAACCCACCCCAACACCGGGAATTTATCAACATCCGTGGCCGGTTCAGTGGGGCTTTTCCGGGAATCCCTGGGCCAGTTACGACATTGACTTACCTTTACTGATGCAACGGGGGGAACTGGCCTGGATTAATCAAACCCGCCTCCAACCGGTCTTGACTCAGGCAGAATTACAACCGGGGACATTTCAGGTTGATGATCGGAGCGGACAAATTTACCTAGCCCCACCGGCCGATCTAGATTGGGCAACGGCAATGGTTGAAATCAGTACCCGCCGCAATGGATTAACCCTGAACCAGGCCGAAAACATCACCCTGCAAAATTTAATCTTTGAAAAGTATGGTGGGACATTTACGGGGGCTTTATCTATTGGTCGCTCTCAAAAGATTACGGTTGATCATTGTCAGTTTTATCAAAACAACTGGACGGGCTTAACTATTAACGAGTCCCAGACGATTGCCGTAACTAATGTCATCAGTGCCGAGAATGGGATGCGGGGCCTGGGCGGGGCGTTTATTACTGATTTGACCGTTGAGAATGTGGAATCGCGGGGCAATAACTGGCGGGGGCATTTGACTGGTTATTACGATTGGGATGCGGGGGAAAAGTATTTTTACTTGAGGCGGGCAACGTTTACTCACTATCGAGCTATTAATAACTATTCTGCTGGCCTGTGGTTTGACAGTGATTATCAAGATATTGTTGTGGATAACTGCCAATTTACGGGCAATGCGGTCACGGGGCTATTTATCGAAGCCGGGCCTGGGCCCATCACCATTAAAAACTCAGTCATCACTCAAAACTACAGTATTGCCCCCAATTATTTACAAACCCCTGGCCTGTTTGGTTGGGCAGCGGAAAATGTCACCCTTGAAAACAACATCATTGCTGGTAACTTGGGAGCGCAAATCGGGGTGCGAGATCTATATGTTCGTAACATTGAAATTCCTGAACAGCAGAAAACCGTCACCTTTGTCTCTCGAAACTGGCGGCTGCAAAATAACTGGTTGATGGCGACCCAGGCCCAAGAGTCCTTAATTTCTACTCTCAATGCCGAGCCATTTTTAACCACAATTCAATCAGATCGAAACCATTGGTTTAGCGACCAGGAAAAATCCTTTCACACCCAAGGCAAGGCTTTAACGTTCCCAGAATGGCAAGACCAAACTCAACAGGATCAAAAGTCTCGCTTTTTTAATTTAGATGGGCCGGGCTAG
- the ppk1 gene encoding polyphosphate kinase 1, whose translation MTPATPTEPPQMTDIDLKAKEYYFNRALSWLEFNKRVLQEAYDPRTPLLERLKFMAIHSSNLDEFFMIRVAGLKQQVESGITQGSADGIPPQEQLAAIRQYLRPAVTEQHRFFELELRPRLAQEGIFMLHYADLHPEQQAYLHQYFIDQIFPILTPLAIDPAHPFPYISSLSLNLLVCVQDPASGQELFARVKVPGGFPRFVTLPNHLPRSDEHQGGAWVGIPLEDVIAHNLESLFPGMKILNHYAFRITRSADLELETDKADDLLIAIEQEIRKRRFGSVVRLEVQKQIPPAIRHTLIEELDIDETDVYDVEGLICLNNLFSLLDLPLPHLKDPSWHPITPASFHRVDERESQFSLNNFDPTIELEHWEAAAGELFGLIRERDLLVHHPYHSFATTVQRFITLAAYDPKVLAIKMTLYRTSGDSPIVKALIAAAENGKQVAVLVELKARFDEENNILWARKLEKVGVHVVYGVPGLKTHTKTLLVVRQEAGEIRRYVHIGTGNYNPKTAGLYEDLGLFTCCPDLGADLTDLFNFLTGYSRQRDYRKLLIAPVTMRDRMLALIQREIEHSQGGGQGRIIAKMNAITDGQIIRALYEASQAGVEIDLIIRGMCCIRPGVPGVSERIRVMSVIGRFLEHSRIFYFENNGQPEFFIGSADWRSRNLDRRVEAIVPITDPHIGAELKGILDLMLNDNRQAWDLQPDGHYIQRHPRADEPERGTHAFLMEMTRKELKERYFN comes from the coding sequence ATGACCCCAGCTACTCCTACGGAACCCCCACAGATGACTGACATTGACTTGAAAGCAAAAGAATACTACTTTAATCGGGCCTTGAGTTGGCTGGAATTTAATAAACGGGTCTTACAGGAAGCCTATGATCCCCGTACGCCATTATTAGAGCGTTTGAAATTCATGGCCATCCATAGCTCCAATCTGGATGAGTTTTTCATGATTCGGGTGGCTGGCCTGAAGCAACAGGTGGAAAGTGGCATCACCCAAGGCAGTGCTGATGGGATTCCGCCCCAAGAACAATTGGCAGCGATCCGGCAATATCTACGTCCAGCCGTCACAGAGCAACATCGGTTTTTTGAGTTAGAGTTGCGCCCGCGCCTGGCCCAAGAGGGGATTTTTATGTTGCATTATGCGGATCTCCATCCCGAACAACAGGCCTATCTGCACCAGTACTTTATTGACCAAATTTTCCCAATCCTCACCCCCCTGGCCATTGATCCGGCCCATCCCTTTCCCTACATTTCCAGCCTCAGTTTGAACCTCTTGGTCTGTGTCCAAGATCCCGCCTCCGGGCAAGAACTATTTGCCAGGGTCAAAGTGCCCGGTGGGTTTCCCCGCTTTGTCACCTTACCCAATCATTTACCCCGTTCAGATGAACATCAAGGCGGGGCCTGGGTCGGCATTCCCCTGGAAGATGTCATTGCCCACAACCTAGAATCCCTATTTCCGGGGATGAAGATTCTTAATCATTACGCCTTTCGGATTACCCGCAGTGCTGACTTGGAACTGGAAACCGATAAGGCCGATGATTTGTTGATTGCCATTGAACAGGAAATTCGCAAGCGGCGGTTTGGCTCGGTGGTGCGCTTAGAGGTGCAAAAACAGATCCCTCCCGCCATTCGGCATACCCTAATTGAGGAACTGGATATTGATGAAACCGATGTCTATGACGTGGAAGGCTTGATCTGCCTCAATAACCTCTTTTCTTTGCTGGATTTACCCCTGCCTCACCTGAAAGATCCTAGTTGGCACCCCATTACCCCCGCCAGTTTTCACCGGGTTGATGAGCGCGAATCCCAGTTTTCCCTGAACAACTTTGACCCCACCATTGAACTAGAGCATTGGGAGGCGGCAGCGGGGGAACTGTTTGGCTTAATTCGAGAGCGGGATCTCCTTGTCCATCATCCCTACCACAGCTTTGCCACCACCGTCCAACGCTTTATTACCCTGGCAGCTTACGACCCCAAGGTTTTAGCGATCAAAATGACCCTCTACCGCACCTCTGGGGATTCTCCCATTGTGAAGGCCTTAATTGCGGCGGCGGAAAATGGCAAACAGGTGGCCGTCTTAGTGGAGTTGAAGGCCCGCTTTGATGAAGAAAATAATATTCTTTGGGCTAGGAAACTGGAAAAGGTCGGGGTTCATGTGGTCTATGGTGTCCCAGGCCTGAAGACCCATACCAAAACCCTATTGGTGGTGCGCCAAGAAGCCGGGGAAATTCGCCGCTATGTCCACATTGGGACTGGTAACTACAACCCCAAGACTGCCGGACTCTATGAAGATTTGGGTCTCTTTACCTGCTGCCCTGATCTGGGGGCCGACCTGACGGATTTATTTAATTTCCTGACTGGATATTCTCGGCAACGGGACTATCGGAAATTATTAATCGCTCCTGTCACCATGCGGGATCGAATGTTGGCCTTAATCCAGCGGGAAATTGAGCACAGTCAGGGGGGAGGGCAGGGGCGGATTATTGCCAAAATGAATGCGATTACCGATGGGCAAATTATTCGAGCCTTGTATGAAGCCTCCCAGGCCGGCGTTGAGATTGACCTGATTATTCGGGGGATGTGCTGTATTCGGCCGGGTGTCCCAGGGGTGAGTGAGCGGATTCGGGTGATGAGCGTGATTGGGCGATTTTTAGAACATTCCCGCATCTTCTATTTTGAAAATAATGGCCAGCCTGAATTCTTTATTGGCAGTGCTGACTGGCGCTCCCGGAATTTAGATCGGCGGGTAGAGGCGATTGTCCCGATTACGGATCCGCACATTGGGGCTGAATTAAAGGGGATTTTGGATTTAATGCTCAATGACAATCGCCAGGCCTGGGATTTACAACCGGATGGTCATTATATTCAACGTCACCCCAGGGCCGATGAACCAGAGCGAGGTACCCATGCATTCTTGATGGAAATGACCCGCAAGGAACTCAAAGAACGGTACTTTAATTGA
- a CDS encoding histone deacetylase, which translates to MLVIYSPEFLNHKTGPYHPERPQRLEAIVKLLQNAAWANQLTWQLPTSLQARDPLAWIERVHQPQYLQALQGLAESLRDQERGHLDPDTVISGESYQVALLAVNGWLDGVSQTWNTDQPSFVLARPPGHHALPERGMGFCLLANAAIAAHYALSLPGVSRVAIFDWDVHHGNGTQACVESLPNIAYCSLHQSPHYPYTGATHEQGHHQNVLNIPLAAGSTGADYHQAMAKQVIPFLKAFNPDLLLVSAGYDAHRDDPLSEILLTPADYAQLTKACLSLTRKTVFGLEGGYDLGGLATSVKATVATCLGQGMD; encoded by the coding sequence ATGCTTGTTATTTATTCTCCTGAGTTTCTTAACCATAAGACCGGCCCCTACCACCCGGAGCGTCCCCAGCGCCTTGAGGCGATTGTTAAACTCCTCCAAAACGCGGCCTGGGCTAATCAATTAACCTGGCAACTGCCGACATCCCTACAGGCACGAGATCCCTTGGCCTGGATTGAGCGCGTCCATCAACCCCAATATCTCCAGGCCCTACAAGGGTTGGCTGAGAGTTTAAGGGATCAGGAACGGGGACATTTGGATCCGGATACAGTGATTTCGGGGGAAAGTTATCAAGTTGCGCTATTGGCCGTGAATGGGTGGCTAGATGGGGTTAGTCAAACGTGGAATACCGATCAGCCCAGTTTTGTCTTGGCCCGCCCCCCCGGCCACCATGCCTTACCAGAACGGGGAATGGGGTTTTGTTTGTTGGCCAATGCAGCCATTGCGGCCCACTATGCCCTGAGTTTGCCGGGAGTCTCGCGGGTGGCAATTTTTGATTGGGATGTCCACCATGGCAACGGCACCCAGGCCTGTGTGGAATCTTTACCCAACATTGCCTATTGTTCCCTGCATCAGTCTCCCCACTATCCCTATACCGGAGCTACCCATGAACAGGGCCATCACCAGAATGTGTTAAATATTCCCCTCGCCGCGGGCAGTACTGGAGCCGACTATCACCAGGCCATGGCTAAACAAGTTATTCCTTTCCTCAAAGCCTTTAATCCGGATCTGCTTTTGGTGAGTGCGGGGTATGATGCCCATCGGGATGATCCACTCTCAGAGATTTTACTGACTCCAGCGGACTATGCCCAACTGACTAAAGCCTGTTTATCCTTGACGCGCAAGACGGTGTTTGGTCTGGAGGGGGGATATGACTTAGGGGGCCTGGCCACTTCGGTGAAAGCTACCGTTGCGACTTGTTTAGGACAGGGGATGGATTAA
- a CDS encoding DUF3598 family protein yields MWSALLLHQGCWLGTSAYFDGQGKLQSETQTTVTLTPSPDQQTIRQENQYFDTQGQLSQTKAWEYSSLSRSVLFFDNGAFSQGSTQFGPYGDFGAEFGLIAGEGIGKPRRLRGIPLYRNGQLETITFIREYRQDSPQIELPALTPGQLTGIWQGIATTLYPDFRNPTQVQTQLEITFDGQHLHQSLHYGQERINSTGAWNGEHLTFFGPNPIKLFCFPGGGSVVLPLQIPTRQGFFLELAWLVNPQFRLRLSRHYDSAGAWQCLTLVEETKII; encoded by the coding sequence ATGTGGTCGGCATTGTTGTTGCATCAGGGGTGCTGGCTGGGAACCTCGGCTTATTTTGATGGACAAGGCAAATTACAATCTGAAACCCAAACCACGGTCACCCTCACCCCCAGCCCCGATCAGCAAACCATCCGCCAGGAGAACCAATACTTTGATACCCAAGGCCAACTGAGCCAAACCAAGGCCTGGGAGTACAGTAGCCTCAGCCGGAGTGTTTTATTTTTTGACAATGGCGCGTTTTCCCAAGGTTCAACCCAGTTTGGTCCCTATGGAGATTTTGGGGCGGAATTTGGCTTGATTGCGGGAGAAGGGATAGGTAAACCTCGGCGGCTGCGGGGAATTCCTCTCTATCGCAATGGGCAACTGGAAACCATCACCTTCATCCGGGAATATCGGCAAGACAGCCCTCAAATCGAATTACCGGCGTTGACTCCAGGCCAACTCACGGGCATTTGGCAGGGGATAGCAACGACTCTTTATCCCGATTTTCGCAATCCGACCCAGGTGCAGACGCAGCTAGAAATTACCTTTGATGGCCAACACCTGCACCAATCGCTCCACTACGGCCAGGAAAGGATTAACTCAACCGGGGCCTGGAATGGTGAACATCTGACATTTTTTGGCCCTAATCCGATTAAACTCTTTTGTTTCCCCGGTGGTGGCTCGGTGGTTCTCCCGTTGCAAATTCCGACTCGGCAAGGCTTTTTCTTGGAGTTGGCTTGGCTTGTGAATCCTCAATTCCGTCTGCGCTTAAGTCGGCACTATGATTCCGCTGGGGCCTGGCAATGCTTAACATTGGTGGAGGAAACAAAAATCATTTAG
- a CDS encoding Uma2 family endonuclease has protein sequence MKFNLTESESSRLLDQAILYPDSDGQPMADNTLQFRWIVLIKENLEYLFLPQADVFVAGDLLWYPVEGRPDIRVAPDVMVAFGRPKGERGSYRQWQEGNIAPQVVFEILSPSNTTKEMSRKLLFYNRYGVDEYYIYDPDKNELTGLERQQGELLPIETIENWVSPRLGIRFELTPSTLNLYDPHGNLFLSTVQIRQRAEYEAQRADQEAQRAEQEKARADRLAAQLQALGIDPK, from the coding sequence ATGAAATTCAACTTAACAGAATCAGAATCTAGTCGCCTCCTAGATCAAGCTATTCTATATCCCGATAGTGATGGCCAACCCATGGCTGATAATACCCTCCAGTTTCGTTGGATTGTTCTGATTAAAGAAAACCTCGAGTATTTGTTTTTACCCCAGGCCGATGTGTTTGTGGCTGGCGATTTGCTTTGGTATCCCGTCGAAGGTCGCCCTGATATTCGAGTGGCTCCTGATGTGATGGTGGCCTTTGGTCGGCCCAAGGGAGAACGGGGTTCCTATCGGCAGTGGCAAGAAGGGAATATTGCGCCCCAAGTGGTGTTTGAAATTCTCTCTCCCAGCAATACCACCAAAGAAATGAGCCGAAAACTCTTGTTTTATAACCGCTATGGCGTGGATGAGTATTACATTTACGACCCGGATAAGAACGAACTCACAGGCCTGGAACGGCAGCAGGGCGAACTTCTCCCGATTGAGACCATAGAGAATTGGGTGAGTCCCCGCTTGGGCATCCGTTTTGAATTAACACCCTCAACCCTCAATCTCTATGACCCCCACGGCAACCTATTTTTGAGCACTGTTCAGATCCGGCAACGGGCCGAGTATGAAGCCCAACGCGCCGATCAAGAAGCACAACGGGCGGAGCAGGAAAAAGCCAGAGCAGACCGACTTGCCGCGCAACTCCAGGCCTTGGGGATTGACCCTAAATGA
- a CDS encoding type I restriction endonuclease, which translates to MSFDEKITAIIQRIPELIDHLQTEEATKNALVMPFISALGYDIFNPREVIPEFTADVGTKKGEKVDYAILYNGEISFLIECKKVGVDLSHAEMSQLFRYFHVTNARIGVLTNGIQYNFYSDLEVSNKMDEKPFLQLNLQDPKPSILKEVKKLAKEDFNLNQILSVANELKYISEIKKYLFCQYDSKLPDEDFVKFLYKSANLGKLFTATAKEQFSPIVKKAFEQFINERIEDRLRSALQKEVIDEKPSESDEPISEIVTTEEELEGFRIVRAITARVINPERVVYRDTKSYMGILLDDNNRKPVCRLCFNTKQKSVILFDQDRKEVRQPIDNLTDLYKFSDHMIKTVEMYEN; encoded by the coding sequence ATGAGCTTTGACGAAAAAATTACAGCCATCATTCAACGTATTCCTGAACTCATAGATCATTTGCAAACTGAAGAAGCAACAAAAAATGCTTTGGTTATGCCTTTTATTTCAGCCTTAGGGTATGACATCTTTAATCCAAGAGAAGTAATTCCAGAGTTTACAGCAGATGTTGGCACAAAAAAAGGGGAAAAGGTAGATTATGCCATCCTTTATAACGGTGAAATCAGCTTTTTAATTGAATGTAAGAAAGTTGGCGTAGATTTAAGCCATGCAGAAATGTCCCAACTCTTTCGATATTTTCATGTTACTAATGCTCGGATTGGAGTTCTAACAAATGGAATCCAATATAACTTCTATTCTGATCTTGAAGTGTCCAATAAAATGGATGAAAAACCATTTTTACAATTAAACCTACAGGATCCGAAGCCTTCAATACTAAAAGAAGTCAAAAAACTAGCAAAGGAAGATTTTAATCTAAATCAGATATTGAGTGTTGCTAATGAGCTTAAATATATTTCTGAGATCAAGAAATATCTGTTTTGCCAATATGATTCAAAATTACCAGATGAGGATTTTGTCAAGTTCCTGTATAAGTCTGCAAATTTAGGGAAACTATTCACCGCAACTGCAAAAGAACAATTCTCTCCTATTGTAAAGAAGGCATTTGAACAGTTTATTAATGAACGTATTGAAGATCGTCTTCGCTCTGCCCTACAAAAAGAAGTCATTGATGAGAAACCATCTGAATCAGATGAACCCATTAGCGAAATTGTGACTACGGAAGAAGAATTGGAAGGGTTTCGGATTGTAAGAGCAATTACAGCTAGGGTGATTAATCCAGAGAGAGTTGTTTATCGTGACACAAAATCTTATATGGGGATATTATTGGATGATAATAACCGGAAACCAGTTTGTCGCCTTTGCTTTAACACAAAACAAAAAAGCGTGATCCTTTTCGACCAAGATCGTAAAGAAGTACGTCAACCCATAGATAATTTGACCGATCTATACAAATTTTCTGATCACATGATCAAAACTGTTGAAATGTATGAAAATTAA